A region from the uncultured Stenotrophomonas sp. genome encodes:
- the cdsA gene encoding CDP-diglyceride synthase (Evidence 2a : Function of homologous gene experimentally demonstrated in an other organism; PubMedId : 2995359; Product type e : enzyme) translates to MTKTRVIAALIMAPVAICAILLLPTQWLAAAAALVFLTGLWEWLRLTGVDGLPRTVLLVLNLLLMVLIVWASPADNPVLFQLATLIGAGFWLLALLWLRYYGFGAHEESGARTLKLAAGTLAIVPAWTALVLIHNGGPNGHRWLLTALAIVWAADSGAYFAGRAFGRRKLAPRISPNKTVEGLLGGLLAGLVVALGFGWLAGVAAADVGWLLLVAALAVLASVLGDLFESLLKRHAGAKDSGSVIPGHGGVLDRIDGVLAALPVFALGKEIFGF, encoded by the coding sequence ATGACCAAGACCCGCGTCATCGCCGCACTGATCATGGCCCCGGTGGCCATCTGCGCGATCCTGCTGCTGCCCACCCAATGGCTGGCCGCCGCCGCCGCGCTGGTGTTCCTCACCGGCCTGTGGGAATGGCTCAGGCTCACCGGCGTGGACGGCCTGCCGCGCACCGTGCTGCTGGTGCTGAACCTGCTGCTGATGGTGCTGATCGTCTGGGCCTCCCCGGCCGACAACCCGGTGCTGTTCCAGCTGGCGACACTGATCGGCGCCGGCTTCTGGCTGCTGGCGCTGCTGTGGCTGCGCTACTACGGCTTCGGCGCGCACGAGGAAAGCGGAGCGCGCACGCTCAAGCTGGCCGCCGGCACCCTGGCCATCGTCCCGGCGTGGACGGCGCTGGTGCTGATCCACAACGGCGGGCCCAACGGCCACCGCTGGCTGCTGACCGCGCTGGCCATCGTCTGGGCGGCCGATTCGGGCGCCTATTTCGCAGGCCGTGCCTTCGGCAGGCGCAAACTGGCGCCGCGCATCAGCCCCAACAAGACCGTCGAGGGTCTGCTCGGCGGGTTGCTGGCCGGGCTGGTCGTCGCGCTCGGCTTCGGCTGGCTGGCCGGCGTCGCGGCCGCCGACGTCGGCTGGCTGCTGCTGGTGGCCGCGCTGGCGGTGCTGGCCTCGGTGCTGGGCGACCTGTTCGAAAGCCTGCTCAAGCGCCATGCCGGCGCCAAGGACTCGGGCAGCGTGATCCCCGGCCACGGCGGCGTGCTCGACCGCATCGACGGCGTGCTGGCGGCGCTGCCGGTATTCGCCCTGGGCAAGGAAATCTTCGGTTTCTGA